A region from the Triticum aestivum cultivar Chinese Spring chromosome 3D, IWGSC CS RefSeq v2.1, whole genome shotgun sequence genome encodes:
- the LOC123079512 gene encoding uncharacterized protein, whose amino-acid sequence MALETKQVGLCIKKFLRSSIRTSYRCVSEHPVLFSLGVLLYLLYRSAPGFFAFLLSSSPVIICTTLLLGILLSYGDTNLPEANDEDTKTTPEIPAFKMENSSRDVQFGSDQRISVPSFRNTTENFKERETKRTGSVRERSTQLDDEVPLLRRVDEEDEKFEHGDKPKTLTPFPSMVNFRGEAGVREGLNFNQGMQFADSFFVTDMADRNASLFEGLNEKNAPLDMFSSSENVNKHAEMQENLNLAASKVSDFSEEKLTDGTAGTSRPTYAVSVRQNKKLDVLKDNTSKAVEENLLDSSLGSPWASVGSQDGSSGFDSDGAESSSPDASMTDIAPVLDEIDPLLGADFTRPDPIPNDDSDSDSHVSSQDHETDDDSNDDDDDGNNDTKDGGEENKKDEGQEAAFIWTADDAKNLMDLGYSEMERNRRLEILMVRRRSRKNIIFDIDTNLTDANGKSGDDLSRFGAQVSHISVTRRNPFDLPYDSDEAAIPGSAPSILHARKNPFDFLEHSSESGVSAHDNLSPGESPQTSHREIFRRHESFNFGTTDATQEGRLSRLRPYFVPETVEGSTSTFQRQFSDKSESKLSSVTESDMASSVADQEEHKDFDEKDVHREHESPALLRQDSDLADAGSECSDGINSVDVELDNSDIDEREIALHHFVFERSEEREAYLVSTKGKGHDDNYMLKSDGNSTVPLHPVGDLLSWDDGDGESVLGAKSSIAPNITAEVSEWLSSPRPAEDHELRSRDLGLGATSIAEEDGNVDSMSCPNNEIPLQNLIHGPMDLLTDFEKETLPAISMDLHPIPEERVLENFNMEEKHETGAFTGSGTAMTDLHVIEEHFDVASEVSPSSVVASLCPPGASGSNQSPSIEPKDVSNPFFSVASEPDRVDMVDMNEEMTSDYLLDSDDDDADRIYPEPLEDNGIDESFLSELDAVGDFRVEPVRLDQQVPDLSSHTYNPADGVAEDSLISPKTSGDIATSDASALDSGDLSPLVDYLSGTDPEFSWTLGSSHDDPEQTVYNPRRRILEAMNRELNLPCDEPEVTEMPSVNTPSEAYLVVGATELEVAKNEPGTAKTDAEMMAVDAKSLEDIEMAFKQASGGGVDEAETARISGVDIDLEPLEGSEELHVIDAKSVEDISAALKEHSNVDVNNCFEQNEDEVGCGEVAECAKHDSLPEGTHVESLQKHLPRDEPEVTEAPSVNAPSEAYLAVGATGLEVAKNEAGIAKTDAEMMAVDAKSLEDIEMAFKQASAGGYDGPTLDAEPAHISGVDIDSEPLEGSGQLHVIDAKSVEDISAVLKEHSSVDVNNYFEQNEDKVGCAEAVECTKHDSLPEGAHVESLHLAGDDREPESSMSCIEAKTIDDMNAVFKKMSDGHEESTVKAMESEDDRHGRDASEQH is encoded by the exons ATGGCTCTTGAGACAAAACAAGTTGGTCTGTGTATCAAGAAATTTCTGAGGTCCTCCATTAGAACAAGCTACAGATGTGTCTCTGAACATCCAGTCCTGTTCAGTTTGGGTGTTTTGCTCTATCTGTTGTACAGATCTGCACCAGGGTTCTTTGCgttccttctttcttcttcaccTGTAATTATATGCACCACTCTTCTTCTGGGAATCCTACTGAGTTATGGAGACACGAACCTACCTGAAGCTAATGATGAGGATACCAAGACTACTCCAGAGATTCCAGCTTTTAAGATGGAGAATTCTTCAAGGGATGTTCAGTTTGGGTCAGATCAGAGAATTTCGGTGCCTAGTTTTAGGAATACTACAGAAAACTTCAAAGAAAGGGAAACAAAGCGGACAGGTTCTGTCAGAGAGAGGTCTACTCAGCTTGATGATGAGGttcctcttctgagaagagttgatgaagaagatgagaagTTTGAACATGGTGACAAACCTAAAACATTAACTCCATTTCCTTCCATGGTCAATTTCCGTGGAGAGGCTGGGGTTAGGGAGGGCTTAAACTTTAACCAGGGAATGCAATTCGCAGATTCATTTTTTGTGACAGATATGGCTGATAGGAACGCTAGCTTATTTGAAGGTCTGAATGAGAAGAATGCACCCTTGGACATGTTCTCATCCAGTGAGAATGTTAATAAGCATGCTGAAATGCAGGAGAATCTGAATCTAGCAGCTAGCAAAGTGAGTGATTTCTCTGAAGAGAAGCTGACTGATGGGACAGCTGGAACTAGCAGACCAACTTATGCAGTTTCTGTGCGGCAGAATAAAAAGCTTGATGTGCTTAAGGATAATACTAGCAAGGCCGTTGAGGAAAATCTCCTTGATTCCTCTCTTGGTTCACCATGGGCATCAGTTGGCAGTCAGGATGGTTCATCTGGTTTTGACTCTGATGGGGCTGAGAGTTCTTCACCTGATGCATCCATGACTGACATTGCACCAGTTCTTGATGAAATCGACCCTCTTCTGGGTGCTGATTTCACTCGTCCTGATCCCATTCCTAATGATGATTCAGACAGTGATTCACATGTCTCCTCGCAGGATCATGAAACGGATGATGAtagtaatgatgatgatgatgatggcaacaaTGATACTAAAGATGGTGGTGAGGAGAACAAGAAAGATGAAGGTCAGGAAGCTGCATTTATTTGGACAGCAGATGATGCAAAGAATCTGATGGATCTTGGATACTCTGAGATGGAAAGAAACCGTAGATTGGAGATTTTGATGGTCAGGCGAAGATCCAGGAAGAATATAATATTTGACATTGACACTAACCTAACGGATGCCAATGGGAAAAGCGGAGATGACTTATCACGCTTTGGTGCACAAGTATCACACATCTCAGTAACAAGGAGGAACCCGTTTGACCTTCCATATGATTCCGACGAAGCGGCAATTCCTGGCTCAGCTCCTTCAATCCTGCATGCAAGAAAGAACCCATTTGATTTTCTTGAGCATTCCAGTGAAAGTGGCGTTTCTGCACATGATAATTTAAGCCCTGGGGAATCACCACAAACTTCTCATCGTGAAATATTTAGAAGGCACGAGAGCTTCAACTTTGGAACTACAGATGCTACGCAGGAGGGACGTTTGTCTAGATTGAGGCCATATTTTGTCCCTGAGACAGTAGAAGGGAGCACAAGTACTTTTCAAAGGCAGTTCAGTGACAAGAGTGAGTCCAAATTGAGTTCTGTTACTGAATCTGATATGGCTTCTTCGGTTGCCGATCAGGAGGAACACAAGGACTTCGATGAAAAGGATGTGCACAGGGAGCATGAGTCACCAGCTCTCCTGAGACAGGACAGTGACCTTGCAGATGCTGGCAGTGAATGTTCAGATGGTATCAACTCCGTGGATGTTGAACTAGACAACAGCGACATTGATGAGCGTGAGATTGCTCTGCATCATTTTGTCTTCGAAAGATCCGAAGAAAGAGAGGCATATCTTGTCTCAACAAAAGGGAAGGGTCATGATGACAATTACATGCTCAAGTCAGATGGGAATTCTACGGTGCCACTTCATCCAGTTGGTGACTTGCTTAGCTGGGATGATGGGGATG GTGAAAGCGTCCTGGGTGCCAAGTCTTCTATAGCACCAAACATAACAGCTGAAGTCTCAGAATGGCTTTCTTCTCCTAGGCCAGCTGAAGATCATGAATTGAGATCAAGGGACCTTGGTCTTGGTGCCACCAGTATTGCCGAGGAAGATGGAAATGTTGATTCCATGTCCTGTCCAAACAATGAAATCCCATTACAAAACCTTATTCATGGGCCTATGGACTTGCTAACTGATTTTGAAAAGGAAACATTACCAGCAATATCTATGGACCTTCACCCTATCCCTGAGGAGAGGGTTCTCGAGAACTTCAACATGGAAGAAAAGCATGAAACTGGAGCGTTTACTGGTTCTGGTACTGCCATGACTGACTTGCATGTAATTGAAGAGCACTTTGATGTTGCATCGGAAGTAAGCCCAAGTTCTGTGGTTGCTTCCTTGTGTCCTCCTGGTGCGAGTGGTTCCAACCAATCTCCATCGATTGAACCTAAAGATGTCTCAAACCCATTTTTTTCGGTGGCTTCTGAACCTGACAGGGTGGATATGGTTGATATGAATGAAGAAATGACTTCTGATTATCTACTTGattctgatgatgatgatgctgataGAATCTATCCTGAGCCTTTAGAGGATAACGGTATTGATGAAAGTTTCCTGTCGGAACTGGATGCGGTGGGAGACTTCCGGGTAGAACCGGTGAGACTGGATCAGCAGGTGCCTGATCTTAGCTCCCATACTTACAACCCTGCTGATGGTGTTGCAGAAGACTCCTTGATTAGCCCTAAGACTTCTGGTGACATTGCCACATCAGATGCCAGTGCCTTAGACTCTGGCGATCTGTCCCCATTGGTTGATTATCTAAGCGGCACTGATCCTGAATTCAGTTGGACATTAGGATCATCTCATGATGATCCTGAGCAAACTGTCTACAATCCACGGCGAAGGATTCTTGAAGCAATGAACAGAGAGTTGAATCTACCATGCGACGAACCAGAAGTCACAGAAATGCCTTCAGTCAATACACCATCTGAAGCATACTTAGTGGTTGGAGCAACTGAACTGGAAGTTGCTAAAAATGAGCCCGGGACAGCTAAAACTGATGCTGAAATGATGGCTGTTGATGCCAAGTCCCTGGAGGACATAGAGATGGCCTTTAAACAAGCGAGTGGTGGTGGTGTTGATGAGGCTGAAACTGCACGCATCTCAGGCGTTGATATTGACTTAGAGCCTTTAGAGGGTTCTGAAGAACTCCATGTGATTGATGCAAAATCTGTTGAAGACATTTCTGCTGCTTTGAAGGAACACTCTAATGTTGATGTGAACAATTGCTTCGAACAAAACGAAGATGAAGTTGGATGTGGAGAGGTTGCAGAATGCGCAAAACACGACAGTCTTCCAGAAGGAACACATGTTGAAAGTCTACAGAAACACCTACCACGCGACGAGCCAGAAGTCACAGAAGCACCTTCAGTCAATGCCCCATCAGAAGCATACTTAGCAGTTGGAGCAACTGGACTGGAAGTTGCTAAAAATGAGGCTGGGATAGCTAAAACTGATGCTGAGATGATGGCTGTTGATGCCAAGTCCCTGGAGGACATAGAGATGGCCTTTAAACAAGCAAGTGCTGGTGGGTATGATGGGCCCACCCTTGACGCCGAACCCGCACACATCTCAGGCGTTGATATTGACTCAGAGCCTTTGGAGGGATCTGGACAGTTGCATGTCATTGATGCAAAATCAGTGGAGGACATTTCTGCTGTTCTAAAGGAACATTCTAGTGTtgatgtgaacaattactttgaaCAAAACGAAGATAAAGTTGGATGTGCAGAGGCTGTCGAGTGCACAAAACACGACAGTCTTCCAGAAGGAGCACATGTTGAAAGTCTGCATTTGGCCGGAGATGATAGGGAGCCTGAAAGCAGCATGAGTTGTATCGAGGCGAAGACCATCGATGACATGAATGCAGTGTTCAAGAAGATGTCTGATGGCCATGAGGAAAGTACTGTAAAGGCAATGGAGTCCGAGGATGATCGCCATGGAAGAGACGCAAGTGAACAACACTGA